In one Halosimplex halophilum genomic region, the following are encoded:
- a CDS encoding lamin tail domain-containing protein, with translation MTGRPARLAAVLAVTVLAALSGCAGFSVSVGEETTTGPTAAAPEVANGTAVTVVEVVDGDTVDVRYANGSTDTVRLLGVDTPEVYADNDPAEFEGVPNNETGRACLEAAGEDASAFAERWLAGERVTLVTDPAADRRDRYGRLLAYVHVNASGANGTAMATPNGTATNGTAATATNRTDFTYRLVATGHARVYDSTFRRSDRYYAAEADAQSDRRGLWRCRDPDATVPATGDADGPVATSSAGLAVERVHADAAGNDHENPNDEYVVFGNDGEGRLEVGGWTVSDEADHTYTFPAGFALEPGETVTLRTGEGEDTADTLYWGSDSAVWNNGGDTVVVARDGETVLRYAYG, from the coding sequence ATGACCGGTCGACCTGCGCGACTCGCCGCGGTCCTCGCAGTGACGGTCCTGGCGGCCCTGAGCGGCTGCGCGGGGTTCTCGGTGTCGGTGGGCGAGGAGACCACCACGGGACCGACCGCCGCGGCGCCCGAGGTCGCGAACGGGACGGCGGTGACGGTGGTCGAGGTGGTCGACGGGGACACCGTCGACGTGCGCTACGCCAACGGGTCGACGGACACGGTGCGGCTGCTGGGCGTGGACACGCCGGAGGTGTACGCCGACAACGACCCCGCCGAGTTCGAGGGGGTGCCGAACAACGAGACGGGCCGGGCCTGCCTCGAAGCCGCGGGCGAGGACGCCAGCGCGTTCGCCGAGCGGTGGCTGGCCGGCGAGCGGGTGACCCTGGTCACCGACCCGGCGGCCGACCGGCGGGACCGCTACGGCCGGCTGCTGGCGTACGTCCACGTGAACGCGAGCGGCGCGAACGGGACCGCGATGGCGACTCCGAACGGTACCGCAACGAACGGAACCGCAGCGACCGCGACCAACCGCACGGACTTCACCTACCGGCTGGTGGCGACCGGTCACGCCCGCGTCTACGACAGCACGTTCCGGCGGTCCGACCGGTACTACGCGGCCGAGGCCGACGCACAGAGCGACCGTCGCGGGCTGTGGCGCTGCCGGGATCCGGACGCGACCGTACCGGCCACCGGCGACGCGGACGGCCCGGTCGCCACGTCCTCGGCGGGGCTGGCCGTCGAGCGGGTCCACGCCGACGCGGCGGGCAACGACCACGAGAACCCCAACGACGAGTACGTCGTCTTCGGGAACGACGGCGAGGGGCGGCTGGAGGTGGGCGGCTGGACGGTCAGCGACGAGGCCGACCACACGTACACGTTCCCCGCGGGATTCGCCCTCGAACCGGGCGAGACCGTGACGCTCCGGACGGGAGAGGGGGAGGACACCGCCGACACGCTCTACTGGGGCAGCGACTCGGCGGTCTGGAACAACGGCGGCGACACGGTGGTCGTCGCCCGCGACGGCGAGACGGTGCTGCGGTACGCGTACGGCTGA
- the hflX gene encoding GTPase HflX yields MRRRTGSTAIVAARADERPVDTGEIRALTEAAGYEVRGAVTQARAADPGTHFGRGKVTELSAQVAEADADLVAVDGELTPRQTAAIREALPDGTTVFDRYRLVLAIFADRASTRRAQLQTELARLRYDLPRLKARSDVQGMNRRVEKGTPVNGVKNRIADLERKLSDLPHPAEQHRAERREQGFDLVTLAGYTNAGKSTLLRRLADDLDLDAGEEAGTNGRDPHPDAATETAAVRDRLFETLETTTRRATVDGRRTLCTDTVGFVADLPHWLVESFSETLSDAAAADAVVLVADASDAPPALREKVGVALDVLAGQGVDESAVVTALNKVDLLDGDAPAERREAVADLAPEPVAVSVREGTNLDRLRAAIADRLPTERAELRLPNRDEAMGIVSRAYDRAVVESIEYGAETVALSVRGRPAIVEQLRADAEALGE; encoded by the coding sequence ATGAGACGACGGACGGGATCGACAGCGATCGTCGCGGCGCGAGCGGACGAGCGGCCGGTCGACACCGGCGAGATACGGGCGCTGACCGAGGCGGCGGGCTACGAGGTCCGCGGCGCGGTGACGCAGGCCCGCGCGGCGGACCCGGGGACGCACTTCGGGCGCGGAAAGGTCACCGAACTCTCGGCGCAGGTCGCGGAGGCCGACGCGGACCTGGTCGCCGTCGACGGGGAGCTGACGCCCCGACAGACGGCCGCCATCAGGGAGGCGCTGCCCGACGGGACGACCGTCTTCGACCGCTACCGGCTGGTGCTCGCCATCTTCGCCGACCGGGCGAGCACGCGCCGGGCGCAGCTGCAGACGGAGCTCGCCCGGCTCCGGTACGACCTCCCCCGGCTGAAGGCGCGCTCGGACGTGCAGGGGATGAACAGGCGCGTCGAGAAGGGGACGCCGGTCAACGGGGTGAAAAACCGGATCGCCGACCTCGAACGCAAGCTCTCGGACCTGCCGCACCCGGCCGAGCAGCACCGCGCCGAGCGCCGCGAGCAGGGGTTCGACCTGGTGACCCTCGCCGGCTACACGAACGCCGGCAAGTCGACGCTGTTGCGCCGGCTGGCCGACGACCTGGACCTCGACGCGGGCGAGGAGGCGGGCACGAACGGGCGCGACCCCCACCCCGACGCCGCGACGGAGACGGCGGCGGTGCGGGACCGGCTGTTCGAGACGCTGGAGACGACGACGCGGCGGGCGACGGTCGACGGCCGGCGGACCCTCTGTACCGACACCGTCGGGTTCGTCGCCGACCTCCCCCACTGGCTGGTCGAGTCGTTCAGCGAGACGCTGTCGGACGCCGCGGCCGCCGACGCGGTCGTGCTCGTCGCCGACGCGAGCGACGCGCCCCCGGCGTTGCGCGAGAAGGTCGGGGTCGCGCTCGACGTGCTGGCGGGCCAGGGCGTCGACGAGTCGGCGGTCGTCACGGCGCTGAACAAGGTCGACCTGCTCGACGGCGACGCGCCCGCCGAGCGCCGCGAGGCGGTCGCAGACCTCGCCCCGGAGCCGGTCGCGGTCAGCGTCCGCGAGGGGACGAACCTCGACCGCCTCCGCGCGGCGATCGCGGACCGGCTCCCGACCGAGCGCGCCGAGTTACGGCTCCCCAACCGCGACGAGGCGATGGGGATCGTCTCGCGGGCGTACGACCGCGCGGTCGTCGAGTCAATCGAGTACGGCGCAGAGACGGTCGCCCTGTCGGTCCGCGGGCGGCCGGCGATAGTCGAACAGCTGCGCGCCGACGCCGAGGCGCTCGGCGAGTAG
- a CDS encoding MEDS domain-containing protein has translation MERRAGEDGGRPLGLDNGTEALRESPEFRGPIEPLDGHDHANDHFALVYEGRDEQFAAAVPFLRQGLERGEKCMYVGDEASLSTVADLLRERGIDVDGAVESGALVFESTQNTYLREESFDPESMMEVYEAEIEGATAEFDALRLVADMEWIVEADVPVETVMEYESRVNALFDDTDAIAMCQYDRERFPADALVDVVRVHPHLISDTTVCHNVYYTPPEEFCGPDRPENELDRMLGTLRERARAKASLRDQTAVMREQHEIISRSDRSFERKLRRLFELGCERFGLDLGAMARVDRESDTFEVEHVSGDHERFQPGLELPLSETYCAATADERGVVGVDDPEAAGFADAVARRELGVEAYLGTHVAVEGGDDRTFFFLSERPRERPFSDEERTFQRLMGQWIEYELGRRRREAFQRELYEVTADGDLSFEGKLRRLLELGRARFDLEVGFLSRVTGDRFEIVDAVGSHELIQSEVTADLSETYCRRVVKNDGPVAVADAPAAGWADDSAHGTDGLDSYVGTTVTVGGDRYGTLCFAAREARDRPFSDAERTFLELTAQWVSYELEREQRQAQLAALNELSRDLMDAETGAAIAETAVDHAAERLELPLTAVVSYDRDEGRLETAARTDRAVDELPTAALSETPSGPLWKAFTAGETRVVDDVDASGTGDDVTAVAAVPLGSHGVFVTATEASAGFCDAELEFVETTAATVETACGRADRERLLAERERTLEEQNESLARLNRINDTIRSIGRSLVGASTRGEIERVVCEQLADVGPYELAWIGDHDSVTDEITPREWAGAEKGYLDAVTVTADEDTTGRGPAGRAVRTRDPQVVDNIVEDPDFEPWRQAALTRGYHASIALPLVYDGALYGVLNVYANQPSVFDELERSVLSELGDTIAYAVNAVESKRSLVSDEVTELEFAVGDDDLGIVEVVRETGCELALEGIVPAPDGRPRVFASTRGVPVEELRAAAPDLATTDVSLVSEYEADDGPVCLFEATLGERSLCETARRHGGRPRRLTVEDGIASLVVELGADADVRGFVEAFGGAYADTELVAQRSRERPRRSPTELRATLTAELTERQLEVLQTAYFGGYFDSPRAQTGSEVAESLDISQPTFNTHVRTAHRKLCRQLFEAGAQDG, from the coding sequence ATGGAGCGCCGCGCCGGCGAGGACGGGGGCCGGCCGCTCGGGCTGGACAACGGGACCGAGGCGCTCAGGGAGAGCCCGGAGTTCCGCGGGCCCATCGAGCCGCTGGACGGCCACGACCACGCCAACGACCACTTCGCGCTCGTCTACGAGGGCCGCGACGAGCAGTTCGCGGCGGCGGTGCCGTTCCTCCGCCAGGGGCTCGAACGCGGCGAGAAGTGCATGTACGTCGGCGACGAGGCGTCGCTGTCGACCGTGGCGGACCTGCTCCGCGAGCGCGGCATCGACGTCGACGGCGCCGTCGAGTCGGGCGCGCTCGTCTTCGAGAGCACCCAGAACACGTACTTGCGCGAGGAGTCGTTCGACCCCGAGTCGATGATGGAGGTCTACGAGGCCGAGATCGAGGGGGCCACCGCGGAGTTCGACGCGCTCCGGCTGGTAGCCGACATGGAGTGGATCGTAGAGGCGGACGTCCCCGTCGAGACGGTCATGGAGTACGAGAGCCGGGTGAACGCGCTGTTCGACGACACCGATGCCATCGCGATGTGCCAGTACGACCGCGAGCGGTTCCCGGCCGACGCCCTGGTCGACGTGGTCCGCGTCCACCCCCACCTCATCTCCGACACGACGGTCTGTCACAACGTCTACTACACGCCCCCCGAGGAGTTCTGCGGCCCCGACCGGCCCGAGAACGAACTCGACCGGATGCTGGGGACGCTGCGCGAGCGGGCGCGAGCGAAGGCGTCGCTGCGCGACCAGACCGCCGTCATGCGCGAGCAACACGAGATCATCTCGCGGTCGGACCGGTCGTTCGAGCGGAAGCTCCGGCGGCTGTTCGAGCTGGGGTGCGAGCGGTTCGGCCTCGACCTCGGCGCGATGGCACGGGTCGACCGCGAGAGCGATACCTTCGAGGTCGAGCACGTCAGCGGGGACCACGAACGGTTCCAGCCCGGCCTGGAGTTGCCGCTGTCGGAGACCTACTGCGCGGCGACGGCCGACGAGCGCGGCGTCGTCGGCGTCGACGACCCCGAGGCGGCCGGGTTCGCCGACGCGGTCGCCCGCCGCGAGCTGGGCGTCGAGGCCTACCTCGGCACCCACGTCGCGGTCGAGGGCGGCGACGACCGGACGTTCTTCTTCCTCTCGGAGCGGCCCCGGGAACGCCCGTTCTCCGACGAGGAGCGGACCTTCCAGCGGCTCATGGGCCAGTGGATCGAGTACGAGCTCGGCCGTCGCCGGCGCGAGGCGTTCCAGCGGGAGCTGTACGAGGTCACGGCCGACGGCGACCTGTCCTTCGAGGGGAAGCTCCGACGGCTGCTCGAACTCGGCCGCGCGCGGTTCGACCTGGAGGTCGGGTTCCTGTCGCGCGTGACCGGCGACCGCTTCGAGATCGTCGACGCGGTCGGCTCCCACGAGCTGATCCAGTCGGAGGTGACCGCTGACCTCTCGGAGACGTACTGCCGCCGCGTCGTCAAGAACGACGGGCCCGTCGCCGTCGCCGACGCGCCCGCGGCGGGCTGGGCGGACGACTCGGCCCACGGGACCGACGGCCTCGACAGCTACGTCGGGACGACGGTGACCGTCGGCGGCGACCGCTACGGGACGCTGTGTTTCGCCGCCCGCGAGGCGCGCGACCGGCCCTTTTCCGACGCCGAGCGGACCTTCCTGGAGCTAACCGCCCAGTGGGTCAGCTACGAGCTGGAGCGCGAGCAGCGCCAGGCCCAGCTGGCCGCGCTCAACGAGCTGAGCCGCGACCTGATGGACGCCGAGACCGGGGCGGCGATCGCCGAGACGGCCGTCGACCACGCCGCCGAGCGGCTCGAACTCCCGCTGACGGCGGTGGTCAGCTACGACAGGGACGAGGGCCGCCTGGAGACCGCCGCGCGGACCGACCGCGCGGTCGACGAACTCCCGACGGCCGCGCTGAGCGAGACGCCGTCGGGGCCGCTCTGGAAGGCGTTCACCGCGGGCGAGACGCGGGTCGTCGACGACGTGGACGCCTCGGGGACCGGCGACGACGTGACGGCGGTCGCCGCGGTGCCGCTGGGCTCCCACGGCGTGTTCGTCACCGCGACCGAAGCGTCGGCGGGGTTCTGCGACGCCGAACTGGAGTTCGTCGAGACGACGGCCGCGACCGTCGAGACGGCCTGCGGCCGGGCCGACCGCGAGCGGCTCCTCGCGGAGCGCGAACGGACCCTGGAGGAGCAAAACGAGTCGCTCGCACGGCTCAACCGCATCAACGACACCATCCGCTCGATCGGGCGGTCGCTCGTGGGGGCGTCGACCCGCGGGGAGATCGAGCGGGTCGTCTGCGAGCAGCTGGCCGACGTGGGGCCGTACGAGCTGGCGTGGATCGGGGACCACGACTCGGTCACCGACGAGATCACGCCCCGAGAGTGGGCCGGCGCCGAGAAGGGGTACCTCGACGCGGTGACCGTCACGGCCGACGAAGACACGACCGGGCGGGGCCCCGCCGGACGGGCCGTCCGGACGCGCGATCCCCAGGTCGTCGACAACATCGTCGAGGACCCGGACTTCGAGCCGTGGCGCCAGGCGGCGCTGACCCGCGGGTACCACGCCTCGATCGCGCTGCCGCTCGTCTACGACGGCGCGCTCTACGGCGTGCTCAACGTCTACGCCAACCAGCCCAGCGTGTTCGACGAGCTGGAGCGGTCGGTGCTGTCCGAGCTGGGCGACACCATCGCCTACGCCGTCAACGCCGTCGAGAGCAAGCGGTCGCTGGTCAGCGACGAGGTGACCGAACTGGAGTTCGCGGTCGGCGACGACGACCTGGGCATCGTCGAGGTCGTCCGCGAGACGGGCTGCGAGCTCGCGCTGGAGGGGATCGTCCCCGCCCCGGACGGCCGCCCGCGGGTGTTCGCCTCGACGCGGGGCGTCCCGGTCGAGGAACTGCGCGCGGCCGCGCCCGACCTGGCGACGACCGACGTGTCGCTCGTCTCCGAGTACGAGGCCGACGACGGGCCGGTCTGTCTGTTCGAGGCGACGCTGGGCGAGCGGAGCCTCTGCGAGACGGCCCGCCGCCACGGGGGGCGCCCGCGGCGGCTGACGGTCGAGGACGGCATCGCGAGCCTCGTCGTCGAGCTCGGCGCCGACGCGGACGTTCGGGGGTTCGTCGAGGCCTTCGGCGGCGCCTACGCGGACACGGAGCTGGTCGCCCAGCGGAGCCGCGAGCGGCCGCGCCGGTCGCCGACCGAACTGCGCGCGACGCTGACGGCGGAACTCACCGAGCGACAGCTGGAGGTGTTGCAGACGGCCTACTTCGGCGGGTACTTCGACTCGCCGCGCGCCCAGACCGGCAGCGAGGTCGCCGAGTCGCTGGACATCTCGCAACCGACGTTCAACACGCACGTCCGCACCGCCCACCGCAAGCTCTGTCGGCAACTGTTCGAGGCGGGCGCACAGGACGGGTGA
- a CDS encoding zinc-binding dehydrogenase, which yields MRAVVLAEHGEPLELRDVAEPEPDPDGVVVETEACGICRSDWHAWQGHGDWVDDRVPTGQVLGHEPVGTVREVGADVETVAVGDRVVVPFSLADGTCPACRAGRQNYCEGATALGFGPEAPGAFAERFHVPAADVNAVALPEGVSAVAAASMGCRFVTAFEALDATADAGGGDVVAVVGCGGVGLSAVQIAAALGATPVAVDVREAPLELAAETGAAATLNAEEVDAPERVRDRFGGADVSIDALGSGETFRTAVDSLGSGGTHVQVGLTGDEDRGEVSLPVDRLVQDDLTVAGSRGMPPRRYDDIFAMVAAGQLDPGALVTDRVALADVPDRLAAMSEFDTVGVEVVTDF from the coding sequence ATGCGCGCAGTCGTCCTCGCCGAGCACGGCGAACCGCTCGAACTCCGCGACGTGGCCGAGCCCGAACCCGACCCGGACGGCGTCGTCGTCGAGACGGAGGCCTGCGGTATCTGCCGCAGCGACTGGCACGCCTGGCAGGGCCACGGCGACTGGGTCGACGACCGCGTCCCGACGGGACAGGTCCTCGGCCACGAGCCGGTGGGAACCGTCCGCGAGGTCGGCGCCGACGTGGAGACGGTCGCGGTCGGCGACCGCGTGGTCGTCCCGTTCAGCCTCGCCGACGGCACGTGTCCGGCCTGCCGGGCGGGCCGACAGAACTACTGCGAAGGGGCGACCGCGCTGGGGTTCGGCCCCGAGGCGCCGGGCGCGTTCGCCGAGCGGTTCCACGTCCCCGCGGCCGACGTGAACGCCGTCGCGCTCCCCGAGGGCGTCTCGGCCGTCGCCGCCGCGAGCATGGGCTGTCGGTTCGTCACCGCCTTCGAGGCGCTGGACGCGACCGCCGACGCGGGCGGCGGCGACGTGGTCGCCGTCGTGGGCTGCGGCGGCGTCGGCCTCTCGGCCGTCCAGATCGCCGCCGCGCTCGGCGCCACCCCCGTCGCCGTCGACGTGCGCGAGGCGCCGCTGGAGCTGGCCGCCGAGACCGGCGCCGCGGCGACGCTGAACGCCGAGGAAGTCGACGCTCCCGAACGCGTCCGCGACCGGTTCGGCGGCGCGGACGTATCGATAGACGCGCTCGGGTCGGGCGAGACGTTCCGGACGGCCGTCGACTCGCTGGGGAGCGGCGGCACGCACGTCCAGGTGGGGCTGACCGGCGACGAGGACCGCGGCGAGGTCTCCCTGCCGGTCGACCGCCTCGTGCAGGACGACCTGACCGTCGCCGGCTCGCGCGGCATGCCCCCGCGGCGGTACGACGACATCTTCGCGATGGTCGCCGCCGGCCAACTCGACCCCGGGGCGCTCGTCACCGACCGCGTCGCGCTGGCGGACGTGCCCGACCGGCTGGCGGCGATGAGCGAGTTCGACACCGTCGGCGTCGAGGTCGTCACCGACTTCTGA
- a CDS encoding DUF7576 family protein, whose translation MAAPADEGPFETCAHCGARLSGPGWFPATTRIEGGSVSVVSFCDDGCLTAWRER comes from the coding sequence GTGGCCGCCCCCGCCGACGAGGGCCCCTTCGAGACCTGCGCGCACTGCGGCGCGCGCCTGTCGGGCCCAGGGTGGTTCCCGGCGACGACCCGCATCGAGGGGGGATCGGTCTCGGTCGTCTCCTTTTGCGACGACGGCTGTCTGACCGCCTGGCGCGAGCGGTGA
- a CDS encoding vWA domain-containing protein — protein sequence MALSDVFLAPLGLAAALVAVPILVLYLIRPDPERVELPTFQFVADEQRQRSVTPLLERISRSLLLLIQILAVLLLAGSLAAPYVPVQERAVVEETVLVVDTSASMATTDGDRTRLDRAVAAAREEVTTRTSVVTTDGGGRVTVRREPPDAARDALGDLAATDAPGDLRGAVAQARALADEDVRVVVLSDFQGGEWVDAVRGLRARDVSVSLRQFAGGGAANVGFVDRRFGGSEVTLSVKNFGEESVTRTVSLGDRERELELAGGDVATVTFPVPAGASEARLSPGDDFATDDAVPVVAPADPTVDTLVLTNDRNRYLTTALSLVDQVDLTVETPPTTVEGDYDVIVYSNVEPDSLLPGNVQAGRDTLAAGGGVAVQAQESPPDRLRDLMLIDPGSIGSAPTVRQTTETDLTEGIDFQAPDEYLTGSLRSGETLVELRDGTPLIATDSRDGGRLLYYGYIEERSSFKYNYQYPVFWKRAVFHLAGREPLAALNHETGDTVQFGAERIEGPSGQLRGPTVTVREAGVYTAGGTAESAALLSERESTVDAPDLTERSGPTGNVTRTETRTVPQRVTEFVAVGALLVVLLEIGYLRRRGEL from the coding sequence ATGGCCCTCTCCGACGTGTTCCTCGCACCGCTCGGGCTCGCCGCCGCCCTGGTCGCGGTCCCCATCCTCGTCCTGTACCTGATCCGCCCCGACCCCGAGCGGGTCGAACTCCCCACGTTCCAGTTCGTCGCCGACGAACAGCGCCAGCGCTCTGTCACGCCGCTGCTCGAACGGATCTCCCGGAGCCTCCTGTTGCTGATCCAGATCCTCGCCGTCCTGCTGCTTGCGGGGTCGCTCGCGGCGCCGTACGTCCCCGTCCAGGAGCGGGCGGTCGTCGAGGAGACGGTGCTGGTCGTCGACACCAGCGCGAGCATGGCGACGACCGACGGCGACCGGACGCGGCTGGACCGGGCCGTCGCCGCCGCCCGCGAGGAGGTGACGACCCGGACCTCCGTGGTGACGACCGACGGCGGCGGACGGGTGACCGTCCGGCGCGAACCGCCCGACGCCGCCCGCGACGCGCTCGGCGACCTCGCGGCGACGGACGCGCCCGGCGACCTCCGGGGCGCCGTCGCCCAGGCGCGGGCGCTCGCCGACGAGGACGTGCGCGTGGTCGTCCTGAGCGACTTCCAGGGCGGGGAGTGGGTCGACGCCGTCCGGGGCCTGCGCGCCCGGGACGTGAGCGTCAGCCTCCGGCAGTTCGCCGGCGGCGGCGCGGCCAACGTCGGGTTCGTCGACCGCCGGTTCGGCGGCTCGGAGGTGACCCTCTCGGTGAAGAACTTCGGCGAGGAGTCGGTCACGCGGACCGTCTCGCTGGGCGACCGCGAGCGCGAACTCGAACTCGCCGGCGGCGACGTGGCGACGGTGACGTTCCCGGTCCCCGCGGGGGCGAGCGAGGCGCGGCTCTCGCCGGGCGACGACTTCGCGACCGACGACGCCGTCCCGGTCGTCGCGCCCGCGGACCCGACCGTCGACACGCTCGTGCTCACCAACGACCGCAACCGCTACCTGACGACCGCGCTCTCGCTGGTCGACCAGGTCGACCTGACGGTCGAGACCCCGCCGACGACCGTCGAGGGCGACTACGACGTGATCGTCTACAGCAACGTCGAGCCCGACTCGCTGCTGCCCGGCAACGTCCAGGCCGGCCGGGACACCCTCGCCGCCGGCGGCGGCGTCGCCGTCCAGGCCCAGGAGAGCCCACCCGATCGGTTGCGGGACCTCATGCTGATCGACCCGGGGTCGATCGGCTCGGCGCCCACGGTCCGACAGACGACGGAGACGGACCTGACCGAGGGCATCGACTTCCAGGCGCCCGACGAGTACCTGACCGGGTCGCTGCGGTCGGGCGAGACGCTCGTCGAGCTGCGCGACGGGACGCCCCTGATCGCGACCGACAGCCGCGACGGCGGGCGGCTGCTGTACTACGGCTACATCGAGGAGCGGTCCAGCTTCAAGTACAACTACCAGTACCCCGTCTTCTGGAAGCGCGCCGTCTTCCACCTCGCGGGGCGGGAACCCTTGGCGGCGCTGAACCACGAGACGGGCGACACCGTCCAGTTCGGCGCCGAGCGGATCGAGGGGCCGTCCGGGCAGCTCCGGGGACCGACGGTCACCGTCCGGGAGGCGGGGGTCTACACAGCCGGCGGGACCGCCGAGAGCGCGGCCCTGCTGTCCGAGCGGGAGTCGACCGTCGACGCCCCCGACCTGACCGAGCGGTCGGGGCCGACCGGCAACGTCACGCGGACCGAGACCAGAACGGTCCCACAGCGGGTCACCGAGTTCGTCGCCGTCGGGGCGCTGCTCGTGGTCCTCCTGGAGATCGGCTACCTGCGCCGGCGGGGTGAGCTGTGA
- a CDS encoding class I SAM-dependent methyltransferase translates to MAQDPETVFAANRRYWDHSTPRKMAHGSYPLAAFRAGESTLFDHEREDVGAVSGRSLLHLQCNNGLETLSWAREGAEPVGIDISGESLRVARELAAESGLDAAFVQCNVYDAADALDRRFDVVYTSRGVLGWLPDLDGWADAVARSLAGDGVFYLFEGHPLVHSFDGDLGVGRSYFETGPRERTESDFGADERHYLTHHRLGDVVTALTSAGLRVEFLREHPFDYWRRWERMVRDDAGRWRLPGDPIPLTFSLRARPA, encoded by the coding sequence ATGGCCCAGGACCCCGAGACGGTCTTCGCGGCGAACCGGCGCTACTGGGACCACTCGACGCCGCGGAAGATGGCCCACGGCAGCTACCCGCTGGCGGCGTTCCGGGCGGGCGAGTCGACGCTGTTCGACCACGAACGCGAGGACGTCGGCGCGGTCTCCGGCCGGTCGCTGCTGCACCTCCAGTGCAACAACGGCCTGGAGACCCTCTCGTGGGCGCGGGAGGGCGCCGAACCCGTGGGTATCGACATCTCCGGCGAGAGCCTGCGTGTCGCCCGCGAGTTGGCCGCCGAGTCGGGGCTGGACGCCGCGTTCGTCCAGTGCAACGTCTACGACGCCGCCGACGCGCTCGACCGCCGGTTCGACGTGGTCTACACCTCCCGCGGCGTGCTCGGCTGGCTCCCCGACCTGGACGGGTGGGCCGACGCGGTCGCGCGCTCGCTCGCCGGCGACGGGGTCTTCTACCTCTTCGAGGGTCACCCGCTCGTCCACTCGTTCGACGGCGACCTGGGAGTCGGGCGTTCGTACTTCGAGACGGGGCCGCGCGAGCGAACCGAGTCCGATTTCGGCGCGGACGAGCGCCACTACCTGACCCACCACCGGCTCGGCGACGTGGTCACGGCGCTCACGTCGGCCGGGCTGCGGGTCGAGTTCCTCCGGGAGCACCCCTTCGACTACTGGCGGCGGTGGGAGCGGATGGTGCGCGACGACGCCGGTCGCTGGCGACTCCCGGGGGACCCGATCCCGCTGACCTTCTCGCTGCGAGCGCGGCCGGCGTAG
- a CDS encoding aldo/keto reductase, whose product MDLPPVGLGTMGIDDPGAVETAVDVGYRHLDTAQIYGNEAVVGEGIAASDTPREELTIATKLWVDSLAAGDVAPAAAASLDRLGLGSVDLLYVHRPRGDYDPERTLPALDGLVDDGLVEGVGLSNFEPDQLERAREVLDAPVAAHQVEFHPYFGNRELLADARDHGYPLVAYSPLIGGEAFDDPVLTEIAAAHDTSPAAVAIAWALAHENVVTIPKASSEEHLRANLAARSLELSSAEIERIDDIDRERELYPE is encoded by the coding sequence ATGGACCTCCCACCGGTCGGACTCGGCACGATGGGGATCGACGACCCCGGGGCGGTCGAGACGGCGGTCGACGTGGGGTATCGCCACCTCGACACGGCACAGATCTACGGCAACGAGGCGGTCGTCGGCGAGGGGATCGCCGCGAGCGACACCCCCCGCGAGGAGCTCACGATCGCGACGAAGCTCTGGGTCGACTCGCTGGCCGCGGGGGACGTGGCGCCCGCCGCGGCGGCGAGTCTGGACCGGCTCGGCCTCGGCTCGGTCGACCTGCTGTACGTCCACCGCCCGCGCGGCGACTACGACCCCGAACGGACCCTGCCCGCGCTGGACGGACTCGTCGACGACGGCCTCGTCGAGGGCGTCGGCCTCTCGAACTTCGAGCCGGACCAGCTGGAACGTGCCCGGGAGGTGCTCGACGCGCCGGTCGCCGCCCACCAGGTCGAGTTCCACCCCTACTTCGGGAACCGCGAGCTGCTGGCCGACGCGCGGGACCACGGCTACCCGCTGGTGGCCTACTCGCCGCTGATCGGCGGCGAGGCGTTCGACGATCCCGTGCTGACCGAGATCGCCGCGGCCCACGACACCTCGCCGGCGGCGGTGGCCATCGCGTGGGCGCTCGCCCACGAGAACGTCGTCACCATCCCGAAGGCCTCCTCGGAGGAGCACCTGCGAGCGAACCTGGCGGCGCGGTCGCTGGAGCTTTCGTCCGCGGAGATCGAACGCATCGACGACATCGACCGCGAGCGGGAACTGTACCCCGAATGA
- a CDS encoding HalOD1 output domain-containing protein, which translates to MMQPSIGTAFTYRIDDDQTASEAVLDAVAERAGVGVLDISTPLYEAVDPEALDAFYRTSEPSDGGETRVSFEYYGYGVTVSGDGEVRLDAVTVGDGDADQVLG; encoded by the coding sequence ATGATGCAGCCATCCATCGGCACGGCGTTCACCTACCGGATCGACGACGACCAGACCGCCAGCGAGGCCGTCCTCGACGCGGTCGCCGAGCGGGCTGGGGTGGGCGTGCTCGACATCTCGACGCCGCTCTACGAGGCCGTCGACCCGGAGGCGCTCGACGCGTTCTACCGGACCAGCGAGCCGTCCGACGGGGGGGAGACGCGCGTCTCCTTCGAGTACTACGGGTACGGAGTGACCGTGTCCGGCGACGGGGAGGTCCGCCTCGACGCGGTGACCGTCGGCGACGGTGACGCCGACCAGGTACTGGGGTAA